The sequence below is a genomic window from Phyllostomus discolor isolate MPI-MPIP mPhyDis1 chromosome 11, mPhyDis1.pri.v3, whole genome shotgun sequence.
GTCCCCCCCTGACCACCGGGCGCTTTCCCCGGACGCCAGTGCTGAGTTTGGCTGGCACAGGCCACAGTAAAACGTGACAGGcccaccccggctggtgtggctcagtgggctgagcaccagcctgcgaaccaaagggccgcaggtttgattcccagtcaggacacaggcctgggctgcaggccaggtccccagtagggggcgcatgagaggcaaccacacactgaaaaagaaacacGACAGGCCtgtcctgggctccagccccaggtGGGCTGGCACCACAGGCCTCCTGGGGGCCCTGCACCACTGAGGTGTGACTCAAACCCCCACACAGCACAGCACCCACTTGAAGGGGACAGGCGTGGACGGAGGGCAAGCTGAGACTCTGACAGTGGGAGCAGTGAGAACACACCCAGCTGCCGCTGTCACTCGTTCCGTCCCACACCTGGCACGTCCCCCCGCCCCGCAAAGGTGCCAGTCTGAGGGACACAGCAGGCTACTCTGCCAACGGGCCCCACCAGGCCCCAGAGCGGCGAGGAGGGCGCTGGGTTCCGGCCTGCATGCTGGCATTGGCCGGCGGGGCCCACACCCACGGGGCGCCGCACCACGGTGTCTCCACACCACGGTGTCCCCGCTGTGCCGGGGCTCCGCGGCCCAGTGCAGGCGCCCCCGCCCACAGCAGTGTTCTGCAGGCAGCCAGAGCGGCGAGCAGGCTCCCGGGGGCTGTGGGGCCCGGCCCAGAGGTGCCACCGGCCCTCGGGGACGTGGGAGCCGGCAGCCGATGCTGATGGCCCGGTGGCCCGGCGGCGGGGGACGACGGGACTTCCTCGGGACTCTTTCCGGATGGAGCGCGGCTCTCCACAGCTGTCTCTGTGCCGCGTGCGTGAGggctggtggagaggggtcacatCCACAAGGAGGATGCTCCTTGACACGCGTGGGGACACGCCCCGACATACCTGCCGTGAGCGGAGAATGCAGGCGGCATGCACCTACCGAGCGGCACAGCCTCTCCTCGCTCGCCTTAAACGTGCCGGGGACACGGCGTCCCACCCAGGGTGAGCCGTGCAGTCGGGGCGTCTGCGCTGCTGATGGGGGCTGCCCGAGGCACGCAGAGGGTCAGGCCACAGCGCTCGCCAGGGAACCGCCGCCGGTCCGGACCTGAGGTCCGGCCTCTGCCGGGCGCCTGCCACTGTCCTGCCCATGTGAAGGCCGCACCACGGGTGTCCACGTCGAGAAACGATCCCCACGGCGCGTCCAGGGAGCGCCCGTCACCACACACGGCCACCACGCTTCTGCTGGGCTTGAAGGTCAGGGTCTGCACCCACTTCTGCTCCCCTGAAACGGGCCCCGGAGCTCAGGGCGGGCTCAGAGAGAGCCCGACCTCACTTCCTGCCCTCGCCTACGTGTTTCCCGCGGTCCCCAAGTCTCTGTGAGCTAATTCCAGCCACCGCCACGGGACCTGCACTTCCGTCCTCCAGGTGTGGCACAGGAGCGCCGAGACGTGGGCGGGCTGGGTCTCTGGCCGGACGCAGTGCCTGCGTCACGCAGGAGccggtcccccaccccaccaaacgGGGTTGTGGGCCTGAGACGCCGACAGGACCCAGACTGGGACCCAGGGCCCAAACGCGTCCCCTGGGCACCGTGAGCCGGAGTGGCCCCCCGGCCGTGCTTCGGCTCACAGGAAGGACGGCCGGTCCTCTGCGCCGCGCCCCCTCCGACGGGGGCCAGAGGGCGCTTCCCAAAGCCCTCCCGCATTCGAGTGACGGGCGAAACAGGTCGGCGTTTCCGCCGTCACACCATGGGGAGGGAAGGTCGGTCTTGGGGTACGGTCTTGGGGTACGCGCTTCACGCGGCTCCAGGTCTGACCGTTTCGGTCAGGAGGCGAGGGCATGGGGCAAACTCGTGTTGACCACGTGCGACGCTCCCGTCGGATTTACTACTGAGTCCGACGTTTttcttgctctgctctcagctgAGGGTGCTTCTCACTATTGACTGTGCTGTTCCTGACCCCAGGACGTCCTCTCTCATCGTGGCttccagagggagagggagagggagaaacagggagctGGGAGAAGCGTCGCCTGGCTGTCTCCCGGGAGCGCCGGACAGGGGCTGGACCTGCAGCCCgggctgtgccctgacctgggctcAAACCTCGACCTTTCGGCGCACAGGGTGGCAGCTGAGCCCCGGCCGGGGAAAGTCGTTGTTTTGCAGCAGGTTTTTACGTCTGAGTGCAGACACTGTTGGAGAGCAAGTCCCTTGAAAAGGCCATTGTTCTCACCACAAAGAACACCCAGATGGAATTCAGCTGACCGGGAACGTCCCCTGGCGCGGACACCAGTGAGCTGGACGCAGGCCGTCCACGCGGCACGGCCTGCTCGAGCCGGGGCTGTGCGGTGGGCACTGGGCTTCTGCCGGGCGCTGCCCCGCACGTGGAGTGTCCCGCCAGCAGCTCTGGGGCGGAAGGCAAGTCTCCGTCCCCTGACACGTGGTGTGAACCCTCACTTCACTGCGACTGTCCCCCCGCGTCAGTGACGGCCTAACTTTCTGTGTGGACGGTGTTTCAATTCTAGAAGTAACTGCAGTTCATAGTGAGCACGGCTCACAGGTTATAAAAGCCGCTGGGGCCAGGATCTTGAAGGGCGACCAGGACCCCACGGAcgggggaggagcagagagggtgcAGGGTGCACGCCCCGGAGCACTGCCCGGCGGCAGGAAGGAGACACCGCGACTCGACCAACCTGGGCGAACCTTCAGGACACGGGGCTGGGGCAGAGCGCGGCCACGGAGGGCAGTGCAGCGTGCCGGTGCTCACCAGGCGCCTGCAGCGGCCACggtcccagccaggcccagcagTTCCCCGGGtccgggtgggggcaggggggctggtgGTGGTGAGCCGCCAGCCGGGAGGCACAGAGCCCCATGCAGAGGCCTGAGGGGCCTGGGGTCTGGACGTGGCTGCCGTCCACCGTGCGGCCCTGCACGCTGCAGAGTGGCCACCAGGGCGGGCCGCAGGTTTAACACGCAACCCGGAACACGGCACCTGTCACGGACGTGTGTGTAGGCAGAGGTGCCGCCTCGGTTTGTTAGAAAGGCATgtcaaagaaagggaaaatcgAGCCTCTAGGGCCCACACACACTGTCTGTGGGGTCGTGGGGTCTCGGGGTCGCTGGGTGTCCTCCAGTTCCGAGGCCGGAACCCTGAACAGCTCGTGTGCAACGAGTCGGGTGGGGCCCCCACCTCGGGGCTGTCCCTGGTGCCGGGGCCGCCCCTCAGCCTGCGGACGGCACCTCCTTTCAGTCATCTGTCTAATCTGCACCCAAGCGTGCGGTTACTGGTTTCAGAgacagaggtgggggagagaaaaacGTCCCCGGGTCGCCTCCCATACAcgatgccctgactgggcatcggaCGCGCCCcgacgggggaggggagagcggtCCTCTGGGGCACAGGACGAGGCTCCCACGGACGGAGCCGCCGCCCAGGGCCATCTGTGGCCGCCTGTGGGCCTGCGGCCCCGGCACTACCTGGGCAGGGCGCCCCGAGTCCGCTGTCGGCACGGCAGGAGCCGCCCGGGGCACGGCGCACACTCACCTTCAGGAGCATCCAGGACACGCAGGTGAAGGGGGTGCTCATCTCCAGAAGCAGGGTGGCCATGGCCAGGTAGTGGCCGGCCTGGAGGTTgaccagcagccccaggaagcccaggaaggcGAAGAGGTGGTGCAGGGCCAGGAAGGGGTCGAAGGTGCGGAAGCGGGCGTTGGAGAGGTGCAGGGCCGCGTTCTCGAAGAAGAAGAAGCCGGTGGCCGTGGCGATGTGGAACCAGGACCAGCCCTGCTGGGCCCACGCTTTGTCGGCGTGCAGCACGGGGTCCCCCAGCAGCGCCCACAGGCCCGCCGCCGTGCTCTGCACCCCGAAGACGGCCCGGGTGGCCGCCAGGTTCCAGAAGACCTTCTCCTTGGCCACCAGGGAGCGGTAGGTGGCGCTCAGGGAGGAGGACAGCTGGTGGCACACGACGAAGGCGCCCAGGTAGAAGGCGAAGCCGGCCACCGCCAGCGCCGAGCGGACCTCCCACGAGGCGTAGTCCAGGTCGAAGACGCTCTCGGACGCCCCTCGGTCACTCGCGGGGCCCGTCATCCCCCAGCCTCTGTCGCAGCCGGCCCGGGGCCGGGCGCCCCCGCCGCGTCTCGTCCCAGGGAACGGCGCCCGCGCAGCGCTCTCAGGTCCTCACGCATCCGCCTCCGACCTGCAGGGGGAGCGGGAGGACGGCTCGCTGTCAGGTGCTGCCCGGGTGCAGGGACAGCGCACGCCCAGCGcccgcccagccccagtgaaggACAGTGGCGGCTGTTCGCCGTCCCCACGCACGGCCACAGATGCGAGCACACACGGCAGCGAGACCCTCCCTGGCCACGTACGAGACAGAGAAGCACAAGCGTGTGGCGTGGCCAAGAGCGGGGCAGGCACGCGGTTCCGACCCCGGGCACCCGAGCCTGTGGGACCACCACGTCGGAACT
It includes:
- the CLN8 gene encoding protein CLN8, whose translation is MTGPASDRGASESVFDLDYASWEVRSALAVAGFAFYLGAFVVCHQLSSSLSATYRSLVAKEKVFWNLAATRAVFGVQSTAAGLWALLGDPVLHADKAWAQQGWSWFHIATATGFFFFENAALHLSNARFRTFDPFLALHHLFAFLGFLGLLVNLQAGHYLAMATLLLEMSTPFTCVSWMLLKAGWSDSLLWRANQWLMIHMFHCRMVLSYHMWWVCLRHWDGLRRSLHPPHLALFLCGMGLLTLVLNPYWTHKKTQQLLHPVDWNFAAPRPGGSSALPRTNGHRPQKKGQ